The Pseudomonas sp. Marseille-Q3773 DNA window TACAGGCTCATCCACCCCCGCACCCGGCGGAACAGCTGTTCCTGTTCAGCCGCCTTGTTCCCGGGCATGGCGATCAGCGACAACTGCCGGTACTGGCTGTCCTTCTGCCGCTTGCTGGCCTGCAGGCGCTGCGCGGCGGCGCTGCGGTCACCGCTACGGGTGGCGTAGTAGATGTCGGCAGTCGGCACCCTCAAGGTCGGTACCAGGCTTTCCAGGTCATGCTCCACTCGCGCCGGTGTCTGCGCGGCGACCATCACCAGCTTCTGCACCTGCGGTGGCTGCGTTTCGCTCAGGTAACGGGCCGCCCAATACGCGCCGCTGCCATGGCCGATCAACACGATGCTGCGGGCGTTGTGCTGCTGGGCGAAGGCCACCGCGGCGTCCAGCCGCGCAAAAATGCGCGCGGCATCGGCCGGGTCGGTTTGCTCGCTGGCCTGTTCGGCATCGGTGCTTTCTGCCGTGTCGGCATCGGCCGCGGTGGCCTGGGCGATGTTGGCGTTGGCATCGGCCGGCAGGTCCTTGGCTGGGGCGCTTTCGCCCTGTTCTGGCGCCGGCTTGGCAGCTGGCTTGGCTTCGACCCGCGCCTGTGGGCTGTCGGCGAGCAGGTCGGGCAGGCTGATGCTCAGGCTGTGCCAGCCGATATCGGGGAACTTCTGCCGCAGCGGGCCAACCGCGTTTGGCCAATCGGCCGTTTCGCCAGCCCCGGGCACGATGATCACGGCCCCTTGCGGGTCGCTGTCGTTGGCCGGTTTCCACAGTGCCAGGAAGCTTTCGGCACCGCCTTGCAGCGTCTGTTGCTCGGCCTTGGGCACCAGCCGTTCGAGCGCTTGGGCGTCCTCCTGGCTACGCTCCAGCAACGGCGGGCGTGGGGCTGGGGCAGCCGGGGCCTCGCTGGCAGCAGGCGGTTGTTCGGCCTCGGCGGCCAGGGCGCCGAGTGGAAGGAACGAGGCCAGGCAGCACATTGCCAGCGTCGTGCGATAAAGTGTGGACATGAATCAACCCAAGACCAGAATGATACCGGCAGCCTAATAGTATTTGCCCGTGACGGCCATGCCGCATGGCCGCCTTTGCCAAGACGAGCGTGTAGATGAAGCGAGTGCGTCGCCTGTTGGTTATCGGCTGTTTATGGCTGCCCTTGATGGCGTTGGCCCAACCCGAGGCGCAGCCCTCGGTAGTGCTGGAGCCTGCGCAACAGCAATGGCTGGACACCCATCGCAGCCTGCGCGTCGGCCTGGTGCTGCAGGCGCCTTACGCCCAGTTCGACCGGCGCCTGCAGCAGCTGTACGGGGCCAATGTGGAGTTGGTCAGCAGCCTGGCACAGGCGCTGCGCCTGGACCTGACCTGGCGCAATTTCGCTGACCAGGCCAGCCTCGAACATGCCCTGCAGGCGGG harbors:
- a CDS encoding alpha/beta hydrolase family protein, which produces MSTLYRTTLAMCCLASFLPLGALAAEAEQPPAASEAPAAPAPRPPLLERSQEDAQALERLVPKAEQQTLQGGAESFLALWKPANDSDPQGAVIIVPGAGETADWPNAVGPLRQKFPDIGWHSLSISLPDLLADSPQARVEAKPAAKPAPEQGESAPAKDLPADANANIAQATAADADTAESTDAEQASEQTDPADAARIFARLDAAVAFAQQHNARSIVLIGHGSGAYWAARYLSETQPPQVQKLVMVAAQTPARVEHDLESLVPTLRVPTADIYYATRSGDRSAAAQRLQASKRQKDSQYRQLSLIAMPGNKAAEQEQLFRRVRGWMSL